Proteins from a single region of Corylus avellana chromosome ca11, CavTom2PMs-1.0:
- the LOC132165573 gene encoding probable protein arginine N-methyltransferase 1 isoform X1, with protein MGRRKNSNNDTNQSSSSFNNSHQLHDAKIRFEDPEETTECSTHDESMCEPDDDSLLDGDDKTSADYYFDSYSHFGIHEEMLKDVVRTKTYQNVIYQNKFLYKDKVVLDVGAGTGILSLFCARAGAKHVYAVECSHMADMAKEIVEANGYSNVITVLKGKVEEIELPVAKVDIIISEWMGYFLLFENMLNTVLYARDKWLAEDGVVLPDKTSLYLTAIEDAEYKDDKIEFWNNVYGFDMSCIKKQALMEPLVDTVDQNQIVTNCELLKIMDISKMAPGDASFTAPFKLVAERDDYIHALVAYFDVTFSKCHKLTGFSTGPRSKATHWKQTVLYLEDVLTICEGETLFGSMTVDQNKKNPRDVDIMLKYTLNGRRCSVSRIQYYKMR; from the exons ATGGGTCGCCGCAAGAACAGCAACAACGACACCAATCAGAGCTCGAGCAGCTTCAACAACTCGCACCAGCTCCACGACGCCAAGATTCGCTTCGAGGACCCCGAAGAGACCACCGAGTGCTCTACCCACGACGAGTCCATGTGCGAGCCCGACGACGACTCGCTTCTCGACGGCGATGATAAGACCAGCGCCGACTATTACTTCGATTCCTACTCTCACTTCG GTATTCATGAA GAAATGTTGAAAGATGTTGTGAGAACTAAGACATATCAAAAcgttatttatcaaaataagtTTCTATACAAGGACAAGGTGGTTCTTGATGTGGGAGCTGGGACAGGAATTTTGTCCCTATTTTGTGCCAGAGCTGGGGCAAAACATGTTTATGCa GTTGAATGCTCCCATATGGCTGACATGGCAAAGGAGATTGTTGAAGCTAACGGATATTCTAATG TTATAACGGTTTTGAAGGGAAAAGTTGAAGAAATTGAGCTTCCAGTGGCTAAAGTGGATATAATTATTTCAGAATGGATGggttactttttattgtttgagaATATGCTGAATACAGTCCTTTATGCACGTGATAAATGGCTT GCTGAGGATGGAGTTGTGCTACCTGACAAAACTTCTCTCTACTTGACAGCCATCGAGGATGCAGAGTACAAAGATGACAAGATTGAAT TTTGGAATAATGTATATGGCTTTGACATGAGCTGCATCAAGAAGCAAGCCTTGATGGAGCCCCTTGTTGACACGGTTGATCAGAATCAAATTGTTACGAACTGTGAGCTACTTAAG ATAATGGATATCTCCAAGATGGCTCCTGGGGATGCTTCCTTCACCGCTCCTTTCAAGCTTGTGGCAGAACGTGATGATTACATCCATGCTCTTGTAGCCTATTTTGATGTAACATTTAGCAAGTGTCATAAGTTGACCGGCTTCTCCACAG GGCCTAGATCAAAGGCTACTCATTGGAAGCAAACAGTCCTGTACCTGGAAGATGTGCTTACCATATGCGAAGGTGAAACATTATTTGGGAGCATGACTGTGgatcaaaacaagaaaaatcccCGTGATGTCGATATAATGCTCAAATATACATTGAATGGTCGGCGCTGCTCGGTCTCAAGAATTCAGTACTACAAGATGCGCTAA
- the LOC132165573 gene encoding probable protein arginine N-methyltransferase 1 isoform X2, producing MIRPAPTITSIPTLTSEMLKDVVRTKTYQNVIYQNKFLYKDKVVLDVGAGTGILSLFCARAGAKHVYAVECSHMADMAKEIVEANGYSNVITVLKGKVEEIELPVAKVDIIISEWMGYFLLFENMLNTVLYARDKWLAEDGVVLPDKTSLYLTAIEDAEYKDDKIEFWNNVYGFDMSCIKKQALMEPLVDTVDQNQIVTNCELLKIMDISKMAPGDASFTAPFKLVAERDDYIHALVAYFDVTFSKCHKLTGFSTGPRSKATHWKQTVLYLEDVLTICEGETLFGSMTVDQNKKNPRDVDIMLKYTLNGRRCSVSRIQYYKMR from the exons ATGATAAGACCAGCGCCGACTATTACTTCGATTCCTACTCTCACTTCG GAAATGTTGAAAGATGTTGTGAGAACTAAGACATATCAAAAcgttatttatcaaaataagtTTCTATACAAGGACAAGGTGGTTCTTGATGTGGGAGCTGGGACAGGAATTTTGTCCCTATTTTGTGCCAGAGCTGGGGCAAAACATGTTTATGCa GTTGAATGCTCCCATATGGCTGACATGGCAAAGGAGATTGTTGAAGCTAACGGATATTCTAATG TTATAACGGTTTTGAAGGGAAAAGTTGAAGAAATTGAGCTTCCAGTGGCTAAAGTGGATATAATTATTTCAGAATGGATGggttactttttattgtttgagaATATGCTGAATACAGTCCTTTATGCACGTGATAAATGGCTT GCTGAGGATGGAGTTGTGCTACCTGACAAAACTTCTCTCTACTTGACAGCCATCGAGGATGCAGAGTACAAAGATGACAAGATTGAAT TTTGGAATAATGTATATGGCTTTGACATGAGCTGCATCAAGAAGCAAGCCTTGATGGAGCCCCTTGTTGACACGGTTGATCAGAATCAAATTGTTACGAACTGTGAGCTACTTAAG ATAATGGATATCTCCAAGATGGCTCCTGGGGATGCTTCCTTCACCGCTCCTTTCAAGCTTGTGGCAGAACGTGATGATTACATCCATGCTCTTGTAGCCTATTTTGATGTAACATTTAGCAAGTGTCATAAGTTGACCGGCTTCTCCACAG GGCCTAGATCAAAGGCTACTCATTGGAAGCAAACAGTCCTGTACCTGGAAGATGTGCTTACCATATGCGAAGGTGAAACATTATTTGGGAGCATGACTGTGgatcaaaacaagaaaaatcccCGTGATGTCGATATAATGCTCAAATATACATTGAATGGTCGGCGCTGCTCGGTCTCAAGAATTCAGTACTACAAGATGCGCTAA
- the LOC132166097 gene encoding uncharacterized protein LOC132166097, whose amino-acid sequence MATTKSLLFVLVSVLLVSAWIPVSRCSKKPLMGARKEDIPHIKCQVCEKLAAQLYDQVQKKQAEISPKKISEYQIIEMAENVCNLKKAEADWILRIDIVEQGDKLELVEQDSEGQCNSECKTIERACQEVLGYSDTDVAEFLYKSKPNIDSLVSFLCKDLTKACSTKPPPVPKDRTPGELFVPKSAKEAEMEKLMKSMEGMPGAPGMKMYSRDDLMNMKNFGDGGDDDEDEDDDEAQFPSKLGDVLRKKESTKGDWRQKMTEGIANVRDSLKKHAYKVSNRVRQWWRRKKAAGSKNLKASKSEL is encoded by the exons ATGGCGACAACGAAGTCTCTGCTTTTCGTTCTAGTGTCTGTGCTGCTAGTCTCAGCGTGGATACCAGTCTCTCGTTGTTCCAAGAAGCCCCTGATGGGTGCCAGAAAGGAAGATATTCCGCACATCAAATGCCAGGTCTGTGAGAAGCTCGCAGCTCAGCTGTACGACCAGGTTCAGAAGAAGCAAGCTGAGATCTCTCCCAAGaag ATCTCAGAGTATCAAATAATTGAGATGGCGGAGAATGTTTGTAATCTGAAGAAAGCTGAAGCGGATTGGATTTTACGGATAGATATAGTGGAACAAGGGGATAAGTTAGAG CTGGTGGAACAAGACTCTGAAGGACAATGCAATTCAGAGTGTAAGACAATTGAGCGGGCTTGCCAAGAA GTCTTGGGGTATTCTGATACTGATGTTGCTGAATTTCTATATAAATCCAAGCCTAATATTGATTCATTGGTTAGCTTTCTATGTAAGGACCTTACTAAAGCATGCAGTACCAAGCCACCTCCAGTTCCCAAG GATAGGACCCCTGGAGAACTTTTTGTGCCCAAGTCAGCTAAAGAGGCTGAAATGGAAAAGTTAATGAAATCTATGGAG GGTATGCCAGGAGCACCCGGCATGAAAATGTACTCCAGAGACGATTTGATGAACATGAAAAATTTTGGTGATGGAGGTGACGATGATGAAGACGAGGATGATGATGAGGCACAATTCCCGTCAAAATTG GGAGATGTTctgaggaagaaagagagtacAAAGGGCGATTGGAGACAGAAGATGACCGAAGGGATCGCAAATGTGAGGGACTCGTTAAAGAAACACGCATACAAAGTCTCCAACCGGGTAAGGCAGTGGTGGAGAAGAAAGAAGGCAGCAGGTTCAAAGAATTTGAAGGCCAGCAAATCAGAACTTTAG